A genomic window from Pseudoalteromonas piratica includes:
- the lptF gene encoding LPS export ABC transporter permease LptF yields the protein MLIFRYLSTEVFKSQLAVFLTLMTIFVSQKFVSILADAAEGSIPGQLVLQMVMLKLPQLASLILPLSIFLGIILAYSRIYADSEMTVLKACGVSEWYVVRLTLISSTLLAILAGFLTLKLAPWANEHEYQLKEKIEADAGLAALRSGRFQQTDNEKAVVFIHDINQGGTELDRVFYAQIDRDSEMRTSEVVYAEKGKVLEDDNTGEQKLILSDGKRYENPAGSKQLQLTEFTNYEVQIQDQAIEQKRRKLEALPSMQLLEQGSKEAIAQFQWRLAVPLSIPLLTLIAVPLSVVNPRQGKFAKLVPAISLYLGYFVLLNAGTFLVQDGKIPTSIGLWWIHLSALFIGTFLILRDRPLGSTIRAWFSKKEATA from the coding sequence GTGTTAATCTTTCGCTATTTATCGACAGAAGTATTTAAATCTCAGCTCGCGGTATTCCTCACTCTGATGACAATTTTTGTCAGTCAGAAGTTTGTGTCTATTTTGGCTGACGCCGCAGAAGGCTCAATACCCGGGCAATTAGTACTGCAAATGGTAATGCTTAAGCTCCCCCAATTAGCGTCATTAATTTTACCTCTGAGTATTTTCTTGGGCATTATTCTGGCCTACAGTCGCATTTATGCCGACAGTGAGATGACGGTATTAAAAGCATGCGGTGTTAGCGAGTGGTATGTGGTGCGCTTAACTTTAATCTCTTCAACACTGCTCGCAATTTTAGCCGGGTTTCTTACGCTTAAGCTTGCTCCTTGGGCGAATGAGCACGAATATCAATTAAAAGAAAAAATAGAAGCTGATGCCGGCCTCGCAGCCCTCCGTTCAGGGCGATTTCAGCAAACCGATAACGAAAAAGCTGTAGTGTTTATACATGATATTAACCAAGGTGGAACTGAGCTTGACCGCGTATTTTACGCGCAAATAGACAGAGACAGTGAGATGCGTACCTCCGAGGTAGTCTACGCAGAAAAAGGTAAAGTATTAGAAGACGACAATACAGGTGAGCAGAAACTAATTTTGAGTGATGGAAAACGCTACGAAAATCCAGCCGGTTCAAAACAGCTCCAGTTAACTGAATTTACAAACTATGAAGTGCAGATACAAGATCAGGCCATTGAGCAAAAGCGTCGAAAGCTTGAAGCGCTGCCCTCTATGCAACTATTAGAACAAGGGAGTAAAGAAGCCATCGCTCAGTTTCAATGGCGCCTAGCTGTGCCCTTATCGATTCCTTTACTTACCCTAATTGCTGTGCCTTTATCGGTTGTTAATCCGCGTCAAGGCAAGTTTGCTAAATTGGTACCTGCAATTTCGCTCTACCTTGGTTACTTCGTTTTATTAAATGCGGGCACGTTTTTAGTGCAAGACGGAAAAATACCAACTTCAATAGGTCTATGGTGGATCCACCTAAGCGCATTGTTTATTGGTACTTTCTTAATTCTTAGAGATAGGCCTCTTGGCTCTACAATTAGGGCATGGTTTAGCAAGAAGGAGGCTACCGCATGA
- the lptG gene encoding LPS export ABC transporter permease LptG: MKILDGYLGRSLLQTTGFTLLVLVGIGTLIKFIEQLKSVGRGTYDIVDAVLYTLYSMPYDIVIFFPMAALIGGLLGLGALASNSELVVMQAAGLSRFQIIRSVMKTALILALVMMAIAEWVVPEAQKTAKQLRAMEISGGNIFNAQQGVWAKDGNTFININNVDESGRLDGLTMYQFNERLELQSIKRAERAVPEKDGWQLYKIENLIIDENRTDTTQSEQFFYQSKLTPEKLGVVSVKPETLSFTGLYSYLTYLKENDQDTSTYDLAFWRKVVQPLTIAVMLLVALSFIFGPLRSVTMGARIVMGVVTGIIFHLTDRIFGPFVLVYELHPSIGAIMPSVIFVAIATFLLKRRQ; this comes from the coding sequence ATGAAAATTTTAGACGGTTATTTAGGACGCAGTTTACTGCAAACCACCGGCTTCACTTTACTTGTACTCGTTGGTATTGGCACATTAATAAAATTTATTGAGCAGCTAAAATCGGTTGGTCGCGGTACTTATGATATTGTCGATGCGGTTCTATACACACTCTATAGTATGCCTTATGACATCGTTATATTCTTTCCTATGGCAGCATTGATCGGTGGTTTATTAGGCCTTGGGGCTCTTGCATCAAATAGTGAACTCGTTGTAATGCAGGCTGCGGGCTTGTCACGCTTTCAGATTATCCGCTCAGTTATGAAAACAGCACTCATTTTGGCTTTGGTTATGATGGCAATTGCTGAGTGGGTTGTACCTGAAGCACAAAAAACGGCTAAACAACTGCGTGCAATGGAAATATCAGGGGGAAATATTTTCAATGCCCAGCAAGGGGTGTGGGCAAAAGACGGAAATACATTCATCAATATAAACAATGTGGATGAGTCAGGCCGTCTTGATGGCCTAACCATGTATCAATTCAATGAACGTCTTGAGTTACAATCAATAAAACGTGCTGAAAGGGCTGTTCCTGAAAAAGATGGCTGGCAGTTATATAAAATTGAAAACTTGATTATTGATGAAAACCGCACTGATACAACTCAAAGTGAGCAGTTTTTTTATCAGTCTAAACTAACGCCAGAAAAACTGGGAGTTGTTTCCGTTAAACCTGAAACACTTTCTTTTACGGGGTTATACTCTTACCTTACTTATTTAAAAGAAAATGACCAAGATACGAGCACATACGATCTTGCCTTTTGGCGTAAAGTAGTTCAACCACTAACAATTGCCGTGATGTTACTGGTCGCATTATCCTTCATATTTGGGCCACTACGAAGTGTGACTATGGGTGCACGTATAGTGATGGGCGTTGTGACTGGAATAATCTTTCATTTAACAGACCGGATTTTTGGCCCGTTTGTATTAGTGTATGAATTACACCCTTCGATTGGCGCCATTATGCCAAGTGTGATCTTTGTAGCGATAGCAACATTTCTACTAAAAAGGCGCCAATAA
- a CDS encoding RDD family protein codes for MSNIEQRTGFMRRFASWVYDALATVAIIMLAQILFLGFVELLLSIGLISKSDDVDISYFVTTQPWNFINQFYLVCVACFFYVYFWCKGGQTIGMRAWRLKVRNLDGTQITKPQALIRAITALLGLGNLLVLVDFKNKRSLQDYLAKTEVITLSKEENKKVYRELD; via the coding sequence ATGTCTAATATCGAACAACGAACAGGCTTTATGCGTCGCTTTGCTTCTTGGGTATATGATGCGTTGGCTACAGTAGCGATTATTATGTTGGCGCAAATTCTATTTTTAGGGTTTGTAGAGCTATTGCTTTCTATCGGGTTGATCAGTAAATCAGATGATGTCGATATTTCATACTTTGTCACAACTCAACCATGGAATTTCATTAATCAGTTTTATCTAGTGTGTGTTGCTTGTTTTTTCTATGTGTATTTTTGGTGCAAAGGTGGCCAAACAATCGGTATGCGAGCCTGGCGTTTAAAAGTAAGAAACTTAGATGGGACACAGATTACTAAGCCACAAGCGCTTATCAGAGCGATTACGGCCTTATTAGGGCTTGGTAATTTGTTAGTCTTGGTTGATTTTAAAAATAAACGTTCACTTCAAGACTATTTAGCTAAAACAGAAGTCATTACACTTTCTAAGGAAGAGAATAAAAAAGTGTATCGTGAGCTCGATTAA
- a CDS encoding tetratricopeptide repeat protein, with protein MNNIIELTADSFQQVISETAPETLIALYFYTQQAPECVSMTSLLEEKAAQYSEHLLLAKLNCDVEQALASQLAQQIGLQGIPAILLLKGGAPVDMLPGPQSKEMLDAAFEKHLPNAEDLLVTEAQQLLSQGNFSEAYTKAKQAYDVNAQNSKVKLILADICLNIQKVDDADALLSTIPMVDQDAYFNNLKAKVELAQEAKDSPEIKQLEAEIAKDENNFDAKVKLAVQYDQVGRKEEALETLFSVLQKDLAFGDARKMYLDVIATLPDGDELAGKYRRKLYSILY; from the coding sequence ATGAACAATATTATTGAACTAACAGCGGATAGCTTCCAACAAGTCATTTCCGAAACAGCTCCTGAAACATTAATTGCATTATACTTTTATACTCAGCAAGCGCCTGAATGTGTATCAATGACCTCATTGCTTGAAGAAAAAGCAGCGCAATACTCTGAGCACTTGTTATTAGCCAAGCTTAATTGTGATGTTGAGCAAGCATTGGCATCTCAACTCGCACAGCAAATTGGTTTACAGGGTATTCCTGCCATTTTACTTTTAAAGGGTGGCGCTCCGGTTGATATGTTACCAGGGCCTCAATCGAAAGAAATGTTAGATGCTGCTTTTGAAAAACACTTACCGAATGCAGAAGACTTATTGGTAACTGAAGCGCAACAGCTTTTGAGCCAAGGTAATTTCTCAGAAGCCTATACAAAAGCAAAGCAGGCATATGATGTAAATGCACAAAATAGCAAGGTTAAACTAATTCTTGCAGATATCTGCTTAAACATACAAAAAGTAGATGATGCTGATGCCCTGTTATCGACTATTCCAATGGTTGATCAAGATGCTTACTTTAATAATTTAAAGGCAAAGGTAGAGTTAGCGCAAGAAGCGAAGGACTCACCAGAGATTAAGCAACTAGAAGCCGAAATTGCAAAAGACGAAAATAATTTTGACGCGAAAGTGAAACTTGCAGTGCAATATGATCAAGTTGGACGAAAAGAAGAAGCGTTAGAAACCTTATTTAGTGTACTGCAAAAGGACTTAGCGTTTGGTGATGCACGCAAAATGTATCTAGATGTCATTGCGACATTGCCTGATGGTGATGAGTTAGCAGGGAAATATCGTCGCAAGCTATACAGTATTCTTTACTAA
- a CDS encoding amidohydrolase, with protein MKFALLNALIITSCSVAANQYEPTTTQQNTLNSLYKHLHQNPELSYQEEKTAAKLANELSQLGFAVTENVGGYGVVGIFKNGNGPTVMLRADTDGLPIIEETNKEYASKVRVIDKSGNKVGVMHGCGHDIHMTSFIGTAQQLVEHKDDWQGTLMMVAQPAEEVGGGAKAMLKEGLYTKFAKPDYVVGLHVSASAPAGKVAIAPGYALANVDSVDVIIKGRGGHGAYPHTTIDPVVLASRTVLALQTIASREISPLEPSVITVGSIHGGSKHNIISNQVKLQLTLRSYNPDARNQQIAAIKRITKGIALSAGLSENELPEVIVHESESIPSTYNNPELATRVTASIKKAIGEANTLKAEPVMAGEDFGLFGRTDENVPITIFWLGGVNSTEYESAMKNGTKLPSLHSSKFAPDYPLTIKTGVTAMSQAAVDLFNNN; from the coding sequence ATGAAATTTGCATTACTCAACGCTTTGATTATCACAAGCTGTTCCGTTGCAGCCAATCAATATGAACCTACTACTACGCAACAAAACACATTAAACTCACTTTATAAGCACCTCCATCAAAACCCAGAACTTTCTTACCAAGAAGAAAAAACGGCAGCAAAGCTTGCAAATGAATTATCACAGCTTGGTTTTGCAGTAACCGAAAATGTTGGCGGTTATGGTGTAGTTGGCATTTTCAAAAATGGTAACGGACCTACCGTTATGCTGCGAGCAGATACCGATGGCCTACCAATTATTGAAGAAACAAATAAAGAGTACGCATCAAAAGTAAGAGTGATCGATAAAAGCGGTAATAAAGTGGGTGTAATGCATGGCTGTGGTCATGATATACATATGACTAGTTTTATTGGTACAGCTCAGCAACTAGTAGAGCATAAAGATGACTGGCAAGGTACATTAATGATGGTTGCACAACCAGCTGAAGAAGTTGGCGGTGGCGCAAAAGCAATGCTCAAAGAAGGTCTCTATACGAAGTTTGCTAAACCTGATTATGTTGTAGGTTTACACGTAAGTGCCTCAGCACCTGCTGGTAAGGTGGCCATTGCCCCAGGTTATGCGCTAGCAAATGTTGACTCTGTCGATGTAATTATAAAAGGTCGCGGTGGTCATGGAGCTTATCCACATACCACTATCGACCCAGTGGTACTGGCATCTCGTACAGTATTGGCATTACAAACCATTGCTAGCCGAGAAATCTCACCGTTAGAACCTAGTGTGATTACTGTAGGTTCGATTCATGGTGGCTCAAAACACAACATTATTTCTAATCAAGTAAAGTTGCAGCTTACATTACGCTCGTATAACCCAGATGCACGTAATCAACAAATTGCAGCAATAAAACGTATTACTAAAGGGATTGCACTTAGTGCCGGTCTTTCAGAAAACGAGCTACCTGAAGTAATCGTACATGAATCTGAAAGTATTCCGTCTACTTATAATAATCCAGAGCTTGCAACGCGTGTCACCGCGAGTATTAAAAAAGCCATTGGTGAAGCCAATACATTAAAAGCTGAACCAGTAATGGCGGGTGAGGATTTTGGCCTGTTTGGACGCACCGATGAAAATGTACCAATCACTATTTTTTGGCTTGGCGGAGTTAATTCTACAGAATACGAAAGCGCAATGAAAAACGGCACTAAACTACCTTCACTTCATTCAAGTAAGTTTGCACCAGATTATCCACTGACAATTAAAACAGGGGTAACCGCCATGAGCCAAGCAGCAGTCGATTTATTTAATAACAACTAA
- a CDS encoding rhodanese-like domain-containing protein — protein sequence MKYILLIASLLFSVACFANTPVITQQQLLENQMSDNAYTIIDVRSIEEFNDGHVKGALNIPHNQIEENMSVLEELKDKTLVVYCRSGRRAGLFEKALTEKGFKLKHLEGDYLAWNEKQLPLIKK from the coding sequence ATGAAATATATTTTACTTATCGCATCACTACTATTTAGTGTTGCATGTTTTGCTAATACACCCGTAATTACGCAACAACAGTTATTAGAAAACCAAATGTCTGACAATGCATATACTATTATCGACGTTCGCTCAATAGAGGAATTTAATGATGGGCATGTTAAAGGTGCACTCAATATTCCTCATAACCAAATTGAAGAGAATATGTCGGTTTTGGAAGAGCTAAAAGATAAAACCCTGGTTGTGTATTGTCGCTCTGGTCGCCGTGCTGGTTTATTTGAAAAAGCCTTAACTGAGAAAGGATTTAAATTAAAACACTTAGAAGGTGACTACCTTGCTTGGAATGAAAAACAGTTACCTTTAATTAAAAAGTAA
- a CDS encoding GntR family transcriptional regulator: MGLAYKTRTEFVVDAIREKILKGEVKAGQPLRQAALAEELDVSRIPVREALLQLEAEGLVKFQAHKGAIVTELNAAHVDELFELRAMLESDLLARSIPNMNPEDFDHAETLLAKLDEALTHEDSANLWADLNTSFHTYLYQAAERPQTLEVVNILNKNSDRYIRMHLLLAGGIKKAGGEHKQLIDYCRAGDTSNACQLLKQHILGAKEEIKALLIEE, translated from the coding sequence ATGGGGCTAGCATATAAAACACGTACCGAATTTGTGGTTGATGCGATTCGTGAAAAAATCTTAAAAGGCGAAGTGAAAGCAGGTCAACCATTACGCCAAGCGGCGCTTGCTGAAGAACTTGATGTGAGCCGTATTCCTGTACGTGAGGCCCTATTACAACTTGAAGCTGAAGGTTTAGTCAAATTCCAAGCGCACAAAGGTGCGATTGTGACTGAGTTAAATGCAGCCCATGTGGATGAATTATTTGAATTACGCGCAATGTTAGAGTCGGATTTACTTGCTCGCTCAATTCCAAATATGAATCCAGAAGATTTTGACCATGCAGAAACGCTGCTAGCAAAACTTGATGAAGCATTAACCCATGAAGACAGTGCTAACTTATGGGCTGATCTTAATACTAGCTTTCACACTTACTTATACCAAGCCGCTGAACGCCCCCAAACGTTAGAAGTAGTTAATATTTTAAATAAGAACTCTGACCGCTATATTCGCATGCACTTATTATTAGCTGGTGGTATTAAAAAGGCGGGTGGTGAGCATAAGCAGTTAATTGACTATTGCCGTGCAGGTGATACAAGTAACGCATGCCAATTACTTAAGCAGCATATTCTTGGTGCAAAGGAAGAAATTAAAGCGTTACTAATTGAAGAATAA
- a CDS encoding aldehyde dehydrogenase (NADP(+)) encodes MFTGLSFINNEWSSLGEGSFNAINAFDHTPLEPAFKNCSLEQLAQACDVADAAFKVYRKTTKAQRAAFLNAIADELASKEDELVARTPLETGLPEMRIKGELGRTVGQLRLFAANLEKDAEFIAEDAAMPERQPLPRPTLKMAKIAIGPVAVFGASNFPLAFSAAGGDTASALAAGCPVVYKSHSAHPGTSEIVVRAIEAAITKCEMPKGVYQLLHSKSYDVSHELVKNPKIQAVGFTGSFGVGMALQDSIKQRKQQIPFYGELGSTNPQVLLSGFVKGQEEKLAATFIASLNMGAGQFCTNPGLWLIAEEEAESFKQAVAKEVEVSAPQAMLTPAILKAYKSGCENFANYATLVASGQSEELRCSTQVFTTSATEFRNNKALHEEVFGPAALMVTYSSNDELVALIDELEGQLTATIHGSEALVQQQADIVDALSYVVGRLIYNQMPTGVEVCDAMMHGGPFPSSTDVRSTSVGSQAIERFLRPLCIQNAF; translated from the coding sequence ATGTTTACAGGATTAAGCTTTATTAATAACGAATGGTCTTCACTGGGTGAGGGGTCATTTAACGCGATAAATGCATTTGACCATACGCCACTTGAGCCTGCATTTAAAAACTGTAGCCTTGAGCAGTTAGCACAAGCATGTGATGTGGCAGATGCTGCATTTAAAGTTTATCGTAAAACCACAAAAGCCCAGCGAGCTGCGTTTTTAAATGCGATTGCTGATGAGCTTGCAAGCAAAGAAGATGAACTGGTTGCACGTACACCGCTTGAAACTGGTTTACCTGAAATGCGTATTAAAGGTGAGCTAGGTCGTACTGTTGGTCAGTTACGTTTATTTGCAGCAAATTTAGAGAAAGACGCTGAATTCATTGCTGAAGATGCAGCAATGCCTGAGCGTCAGCCTTTACCACGTCCAACGTTAAAAATGGCAAAAATTGCCATTGGTCCGGTAGCTGTTTTTGGTGCGAGTAATTTCCCTCTTGCCTTTAGTGCGGCAGGTGGTGATACAGCATCGGCATTAGCGGCAGGTTGCCCTGTGGTTTATAAATCTCACTCGGCACACCCTGGTACCAGTGAAATTGTGGTACGTGCGATTGAAGCGGCAATTACTAAATGCGAGATGCCAAAAGGTGTTTACCAGTTGCTTCATTCGAAAAGCTACGATGTAAGTCATGAATTAGTTAAAAACCCAAAGATCCAAGCAGTAGGCTTTACGGGATCGTTTGGTGTGGGCATGGCCTTGCAAGACAGCATTAAACAACGCAAGCAGCAAATTCCATTTTATGGCGAGCTAGGCTCTACAAATCCGCAAGTATTGCTTTCTGGTTTTGTTAAAGGCCAAGAAGAAAAATTGGCAGCAACATTTATTGCGTCGCTAAATATGGGCGCAGGTCAATTCTGTACCAATCCGGGTTTATGGCTGATTGCTGAAGAAGAAGCAGAAAGTTTCAAACAAGCTGTAGCAAAAGAGGTGGAAGTTTCTGCACCGCAAGCCATGTTAACGCCGGCTATTTTAAAAGCGTATAAATCAGGTTGTGAAAACTTCGCAAACTATGCAACGCTTGTTGCAAGTGGTCAATCTGAAGAACTTCGTTGTAGTACGCAAGTCTTTACAACGTCTGCAACAGAATTCAGAAACAACAAAGCATTACATGAAGAAGTCTTCGGCCCTGCTGCGTTAATGGTAACGTATTCATCAAATGATGAGCTTGTCGCTTTAATTGATGAACTAGAAGGTCAATTAACTGCAACCATTCATGGTAGCGAAGCATTGGTTCAGCAACAGGCTGACATTGTGGATGCGTTAAGTTATGTGGTTGGCCGTTTAATATACAACCAAATGCCAACGGGTGTGGAAGTCTGCGATGCGATGATGCATGGTGGTCCATTCCCTAGTTCAACAGATGTGCGTAGTACGTCTGTCGGCAGCCAAGCAATAGAACGATTCTTGCGTCCTCTATGTATACAAAATGCCTTTTAG
- a CDS encoding 4-hydroxyproline epimerase, producing MRKGTYFCIDAHTCGNPVRLVTSGHPVLEGKTMGEKRMHFMREYDWIRQSLMFEPRGHDMMSGAFLYPPCSDNADASILFIETSGCLPMCGHGTIGTLTAGLEAGLIQPRIPGKLIIDVPAGQINVDYQMTNNKVDWVKIYNVAAYLAHQDIEIDVPELGKIKLDIAYGGNFYAIVEPQENFPGIDKWTPGDVLKFSPLVREIAGRAVECVHPEDSNVKGLSHVLWTGAPKTEGSTVANAVFYGDKAIDRSPCGTGTSARMAQLHAKGLLKPGEKFVHESIIGSQFVGTIESVTEIGGITAIKPSIQGWAKITGYNQILVDDEDPYVNGFQLV from the coding sequence GTGAGAAAAGGGACCTATTTTTGTATTGATGCCCATACCTGTGGCAATCCAGTACGATTGGTTACGTCAGGTCATCCAGTGCTTGAAGGTAAAACAATGGGTGAGAAACGCATGCATTTCATGCGCGAATATGACTGGATCCGCCAGTCGTTGATGTTTGAACCTCGCGGACATGACATGATGTCGGGTGCGTTTTTATATCCACCTTGCTCAGATAATGCTGATGCATCAATTTTATTTATTGAAACTTCTGGGTGTTTGCCAATGTGCGGACACGGCACTATCGGTACCTTAACCGCCGGTTTAGAGGCGGGCCTGATTCAGCCAAGAATACCGGGTAAATTAATAATTGATGTGCCTGCAGGGCAGATCAATGTTGATTATCAGATGACCAACAATAAAGTTGATTGGGTAAAAATTTATAATGTTGCGGCTTATTTAGCGCATCAAGATATTGAAATTGACGTGCCAGAACTTGGCAAAATAAAACTTGATATCGCCTATGGTGGTAACTTTTACGCCATTGTTGAGCCACAGGAGAACTTTCCGGGGATCGATAAGTGGACACCGGGTGATGTTTTAAAATTTAGTCCTTTGGTACGTGAAATTGCGGGTCGTGCAGTGGAGTGTGTTCACCCAGAAGATTCTAATGTCAAAGGACTTTCTCATGTTTTATGGACAGGCGCACCAAAAACCGAAGGTTCTACGGTTGCCAACGCAGTGTTTTATGGCGACAAAGCCATTGATCGTAGCCCTTGTGGTACAGGCACATCAGCGCGTATGGCGCAATTACATGCGAAAGGCTTATTAAAGCCAGGCGAAAAGTTCGTACATGAAAGTATTATTGGTAGCCAATTTGTAGGCACCATCGAGTCCGTAACCGAAATCGGTGGCATTACTGCTATTAAGCCATCGATTCAAGGTTGGGCAAAAATTACCGGATACAACCAAATACTAGTGGATGATGAAGATCCCTATGTCAATGGTTTCCAACTAGTTTAA
- a CDS encoding NAD(P)/FAD-dependent oxidoreductase, whose product MYIVYKVKLYFYQMNNISSSVNQNVAVIGAGVIGISTAIRLQQLGYQVTLLDSKGISEGCSKGNAGHFATEQVFPLAQTSILPQLPKMLLDPKGALRISPSYLFKALPWFMRFLANMRPRVFNRNKDALKQLNQSAINAWQRLTKATNTESLFHLNGSLLTFESDSRKDALVTRAHYKKEGVNVKLLERHELDELQPGLHPAITHALYFTDVGHTCSPYKLNMALFDYAKSLGVNFKQVEVTSLFSNDSGITINANDNALVFDKLVMCTGAHSKALCKQLGYKVPLDTERGYHYMVSSEQMPTMPVVSFEKKFILTPMQEGLRLAGTVEFAGLSKAPTYRRADMLKQLGESIWPDMVDDHPAEDKKWMGFRPTLPDSLPVIGRAPKHNNVFFNFGHQHLGLTLAAISAELITAEVQDATPQIDLTPYSIARFN is encoded by the coding sequence ATGTATATTGTATACAAAGTAAAGTTATATTTTTATCAAATGAACAACATCTCTAGCTCGGTTAATCAAAATGTTGCTGTGATTGGCGCAGGTGTAATCGGTATTTCAACCGCTATTCGACTTCAGCAACTGGGCTATCAAGTAACGCTACTTGATAGTAAAGGCATTAGTGAAGGCTGCTCAAAAGGCAATGCGGGGCACTTTGCTACGGAGCAGGTGTTTCCGCTCGCACAAACCTCTATATTGCCTCAACTACCAAAAATGCTGCTCGACCCAAAAGGCGCTCTGCGGATTAGCCCGAGTTATTTGTTTAAAGCACTGCCATGGTTTATGCGTTTTTTAGCAAATATGCGTCCGCGTGTGTTTAATCGCAATAAAGACGCACTAAAACAGTTAAATCAGTCGGCAATAAACGCATGGCAACGTTTAACTAAAGCAACAAATACCGAATCACTATTTCATTTAAATGGCAGCTTACTTACCTTCGAGTCAGACTCTCGTAAAGATGCACTCGTAACACGCGCCCACTACAAAAAAGAAGGCGTAAACGTGAAGTTATTAGAAAGACACGAATTGGATGAGTTGCAACCGGGGTTACACCCAGCAATTACGCACGCTCTTTACTTTACAGACGTGGGCCATACTTGTAGCCCTTATAAATTAAATATGGCGCTGTTTGACTATGCAAAATCATTAGGCGTTAATTTTAAGCAAGTTGAAGTGACATCGCTTTTTTCAAACGACTCTGGTATCACCATAAATGCCAACGACAATGCGCTAGTATTTGATAAATTGGTAATGTGCACCGGCGCGCACTCGAAGGCACTTTGTAAACAGCTTGGCTATAAAGTACCTCTCGACACAGAGCGCGGCTACCACTATATGGTATCCAGTGAACAAATGCCCACCATGCCAGTCGTGTCGTTTGAGAAGAAATTTATCCTAACCCCAATGCAAGAGGGCTTACGCCTTGCAGGTACAGTAGAATTTGCGGGTCTTTCAAAAGCACCAACCTATCGCCGTGCAGATATGTTAAAGCAGCTAGGTGAATCAATTTGGCCAGATATGGTGGATGATCATCCTGCAGAAGATAAAAAATGGATGGGATTTCGCCCTACACTACCGGACTCACTACCCGTGATCGGACGTGCACCCAAACACAATAACGTGTTTTTTAACTTTGGCCACCAGCATCTGGGCTTAACCTTAGCAGCCATTAGTGCGGAACTCATAACTGCAGAAGTACAAGACGCAACACCGCAAATTGATCTTACGCCTTACTCCATTGCCCGTTTTAACTAA